The region GCACTCTTTTTTCAGTATGTCGCAGTTTACTTCAATTACGAGGTAAAAAACAATAAGTGCATACTTTAGAAAAATCTGGCACTTAACTTTAAGATCAGGCAATTTCTAATCAGAAGACTTGGATATGTTCAGCAGTTTCAGTTGGTTATTTTCACTGCCAACTGTCAGAACGTATTTGTATTGTTTTTCTTTAGCTTTGTTCTTATCAGCAGGCATTGTTTTTACCGTTACATCAGCAGTTATTTTCACCTTGTTTTCTTCGATAACTTTGCTGGAAAGATCGGAATATTTCAAGTCGACAATATGAATGTATTTATTCCGAAAATCCGAATATGATGACGAGGACAGCATTTTACTTCCTAGCAGGCTGTATGCAGTAACATAGTCACGTATAGTGATGCTTTCAAAGAAATAATCAGCTAGATACTCAGCATTTTTCTTTAAATCTGATGGTGCTGAATTGGAAATAATATCATCTGCGTTTGCAAAGTCAAGATTACTATTAATGGCTTTTTGCGACCACTTTGTTACTTTATCCATCACCTGGTTTATTGGGATACTAAACCCTATTGTCCCATCTTCGGTACCGACGGAGTTAATACCTATGACTTTTCCAGTTTCACGATTAATTAACGGACCACCACTATTTCCGTGGGTGATTTGGGCAGAAATTTGATACACATTATTATAAGCAAAACCGTCTACTGCAAAATTTCTGGCCATCCCGGAAATGATACCCAGTGTTACTGTATTCTGAAAACCGTGAGGACTCCCTAAAGCAATTACCTCATCCCCAATATCGACATTGGAATTTTCCGCAATTGACAGAGGATTTTGTCCGGCCAGCTGCGGTACACGTACTACGGCGACATCGAGTTCCTTTCCAACACCAATAACTGCGGCTGGATAGGTGTGGGCGTTGGCAGTTTTGACGTATACTGCGTCCGCATCATTGACGACGTGTGCATTTGTGATAATATCACCTTTATTATTGTATAGGAAACCGGATCCTGTAATAGTTGATTTTTCATTTTGCCCTTCGATTTGAACTACACTTTTTTCTGTTTCATGTATGATGGATTTCAAATCCAGGCTTTTTCTGTCCGATTCGACCTTGTTTATCACCGGATTGTTTACCGCTATAGTATTTCCATTCCATTGCTGGCTGATGGAGTAGAGAATCACGATTCCAATTACAACAAGCAGAACGGATACAGCGACAGGTAATTTCAGTTTTCTGTTCATGTGTTCACCCCGTTGAAACTTTCGGTATTAATCAGTGTACCAATTAATTTGATCAACTTGGACTTTTATTTCTCTGTCCTTTTGGTCGATGTCGTAATGTGTAAATTCAAATTTACCCGTTTCATCCGGATAAAGCGTGTCTGGATAAACATATACTTCATTTGATGAAAATGCATTTTCGTCTTTAGTCAAAAGCGAGTACTCTACAAGGATCGTATTGATTGGAACAGTAGCATTGCTCTTTACCTTTCCTTTTACAATCAGGTTTCCTTGCTGATTGTTATCAAGAGATACTGAAACGAGTTCAACGGCTTTATTCTGATTGAATTTACGTTCCTTTTCCGCAGTGCTGATTGCCTGTTCAATACGTTGACGCTGGGTAGTTTCAAAAGCTATCTTTTC is a window of Virgibacillus ihumii DNA encoding:
- a CDS encoding S1C family serine protease, whose translation is MNRKLKLPVAVSVLLVVIGIVILYSISQQWNGNTIAVNNPVINKVESDRKSLDLKSIIHETEKSVVQIEGQNEKSTITGSGFLYNNKGDIITNAHVVNDADAVYVKTANAHTYPAAVIGVGKELDVAVVRVPQLAGQNPLSIAENSNVDIGDEVIALGSPHGFQNTVTLGIISGMARNFAVDGFAYNNVYQISAQITHGNSGGPLINRETGKVIGINSVGTEDGTIGFSIPINQVMDKVTKWSQKAINSNLDFANADDIISNSAPSDLKKNAEYLADYFFESITIRDYVTAYSLLGSKMLSSSSYSDFRNKYIHIVDLKYSDLSSKVIEENKVKITADVTVKTMPADKNKAKEKQYKYVLTVGSENNQLKLLNISKSSD